DNA sequence from the Candidatus Zixiibacteriota bacterium genome:
TTGGTGTCCGAGGGCCAGTTTGTGGCGTCGCGGACGAGACTCGGCCGCGCCGCCAAGGATGGTGTAGTCAGGTTTGAACTGCGTAACGGACGTGAACCGCTCGACCCGGTGAAGTGGATTCAGATTGAGTCGCTTTGATATTGTTCAGGGGCAGTCGAAGGCATGGACAATACTCGCCCGCGCCCATGCGGCCGGGAAGGTGGCGTCGACCTATCTGTTCCACGGCCCCGAAGGTGTGGGCGCCTGGAGCCTGGCGATCGAGTTCGCCGCGCTTCTGAACTGCGAGTCGCCCCTTGGTACGCCGGACCGACCCGATACGCGCCGACCCTGCGGCGAATGCCGTAACTGCCGTCTCGTACACGATCTCAATTTCGAGGGACTACATCTGATCGTCCCGCTTCCGCCGCACAAGGAGCAGGCTGACTCGGGGACCGTGGTCGACGAGGCCGGGCGGGTCGCACGCGGGAAAGCGAGGGCTGATGATGATGACGAAGTCCCTGAAGACACTATTGGCCTGACCAACCTGGTGCTGAAATCGAAGCGGGAAGAACCGTTCGCGCTGTTGGATCGCGCGCGCTCCATCAGCATACCGATTGAACTGGCCCGCAAGGTGAAGCGGCAACTTTCGGTGCGCGGCCCGGCCGGGATTGTGCGCGTGGTCGTCTTTTACCAGATGGATACGATGAGGCCGGTCTCCGCTGATGCGCTGCTCAAGCTGATCGAGGAACCGCCGACGGATACCGTGATCATCCTGACGGCCCTGAATCCCGACAAGATTCTGCCCACCATTCTTTCTCGCGCCCAGAAGATAAGGCTGGATCGGCTGCCGGAGCCGATGATCGTGCGCTATCTTGTGGAAAAGTACAAGGTATCGGAGACCGAGGCTCGCCGGGCTGCCAGAGTGACCGAGCGCTCGCTGGGCCGGGCGATCAGTATCCTGCCGGTCGAGGGCGAAGAGCGTAGCGACACCCGTGAGATCGCATGGATACTTTTCCGGGCACTCGTACACGGCTCGGCATCGGAGCTGGTGGGCAGGATGAGCGAAAGCCTGAATTTCCGAGATCGCGGGCAGGCGCAGGAACTGGTTCTGGCGTGGCAATCCCTGCTGCGCGATTGCGCCTGGATGGCGCATACGGGCGACGACGCGGAACTCGTCAATGTTGATCATACGCATGAGATCAGCGAAATGGCGGTACGCTTTGGCGATGCCTCTGCGGTGCAGCGGATGATCGTCACGACCAAGAATACGCTTGCCGACTTGCAGCTCAATGTGCATATTCAGCCTGCGTTACTTGCTATGGCCCTTAAACTTAAGGTCGACCTGCAGCCGGACGGCAAGGCCGCGGCCCGACGGATATAGTATGGCAGAACTGTTTCAGGTAGAATTCAAAGGCTCCCGGAGGGAGTACTTCTATAATAGTTATCACCACAGTCTGAAAATCAACGACTACGTGATCGTACAGGCGGAACAGGGCGAAGATATGGGCCGCCTATCCAAACGCATAACTGTCGAGATGCAATTCGATGCCAAGTCGATTCCGCGATCAATCCTCCGCAAAGCGGGCGAGGAGGACCTCAGCCACTATCGCCGCCTCAAGGCCGACGAGGAGCGCTTCCAAAAAGAGGTCGTGGGCATTATCAAAAAACACGGTCTCGCCATGAAAGTGGTCGATGTCGAGTGCCTGTTCGATGGGGGTAAGATCACGTTCTACTTCACGGCCGATCACCGCGTGGATTTCCGCGCGCTGGTGCGTGACCTGGCCTCGCGCTATCGCACGCGAATCGAACTCAGACAGATCGGTGTGCGCGACGAAGCCCGTCGGCTCGACGGGATGGGCATCTGCGGCCGCCGCCAGTGCTGCAACTGCCACATTAAGGAGTTTGCGCCGGTGTCTACGTCTCATGCGCGCGACCAGGATCTCTCGCTCAATCCGGCCAAGATCTCCGGCAACTGCGGCC
Encoded proteins:
- the ricT gene encoding regulatory iron-sulfur-containing complex subunit RicT, yielding MAELFQVEFKGSRREYFYNSYHHSLKINDYVIVQAEQGEDMGRLSKRITVEMQFDAKSIPRSILRKAGEEDLSHYRRLKADEERFQKEVVGIIKKHGLAMKVVDVECLFDGGKITFYFTADHRVDFRALVRDLASRYRTRIELRQIGVRDEARRLDGMGICGRRQCCNCHIKEFAPVSTSHARDQDLSLNPAKISGNCGRLLCCLRYEAEFYSSVKKKFPPVGAVVLTDKGSGRINRIDVFRQEAVFLNDEDVPCRACPREIKNILDTRGRWEPSMRPGEIPLDEEERRRLELLDDESSNHQ